A genomic region of Denticeps clupeoides chromosome 9, fDenClu1.1, whole genome shotgun sequence contains the following coding sequences:
- the LOC114796714 gene encoding gamma-crystallin S-like: MPEGQVYKKASVMGSHSSGLRRQPHMSMSKMGKIIFYEDKNFQGRRYECDSDCSDFHAYLSRCNSIRVESGAWVVYERPNYMGYQYVLTRGEYPEYLRWMGLNDRLSSCKIVHFASGTQYKIQLFDKAEFGGQAFEAAEDCPSVLERFRLREVHSCKVLEGFWVFYEHPNYRGRQYFLEKGEYRKPVDWGAVCPTVQSFRRLTE, encoded by the exons ATGCCAGAGGGACAGGTATATAAAAAAGCTTCAGTGATGGGTTCCCACTCATCCGGACTTCGGCGGCAACCCCACATGTCCATGTCCAAAATGGGAAAA ATCATCTTCTACGAGGACAAGAACTTCCAGGGGCGCCGGTATGAGTGCGACAGCGACTGCTCCGACTTCCACGCCTACCTGAGCCGCTGCAACTCCATCCGAGTGGAGAGTGGGGCTTGGGTGGTTTATGAGCGCCCCAACTACATGGGCTACCAGTACGTGCTGACCAGGGGGGAGTACCCGGAGTACCTGCGCTGGATGGGACTCAATGATCGCCTGAGCTCCTGCAAGATCGTTCACTTC GCCAGTGGGACCCAGTATAAGATCCAGCTATTTGACAAGGCGGAGTTTGGGGGACAGGCTTTCGAAGCGGCCGAGGACTGTCCATCAGTCCTAGAACGTTTCCGCCTGCGGGAGGTGCATTCCTGCAAGGTCCTCGAGGGTTTCTGGGTCTTCTATGAACACCCCAACTACCGTGGGCGCCAGTACTTCCTGGAGAAGGGGGagtacaggaagccagtggactGGGGCGCTGTTTGTCCCACCGTGCAGTCCTTCCGACGCCTCACAGAGTGA
- the dnajb11 gene encoding dnaJ homolog subfamily B member 11 isoform X2: MASRRMKVSGVCCLLLYLVAAVCAGRDFYKILGVSKSASVKDIKKAYRKLALQLHPDRNQDDPSAQDKFADLGAAYEVLSDEEKRKQYDAYGEEGLKEGHHSSHGDIFSSFFGDFGFMFGGQRPQQDRNIPRGNDIVLDLEVTLEEVYSGNFVEVIRNKPVAKEAPGKRKCNCRQEMRTTQLGPGRFQMTQEVVCDECANIRLVNEERTLEVEIEQGVRDDMEYPFIGEGEPHVDGEPGDLRFRIKVLKHPVFERRGDDLYTNVTISLVEALVGFEMDVVHLDGHKVHIARDKITKPGARLWKKGEGLPNFDNVNIRGSLIVTFDVDFPRETLDERQKEGIRNLLNQMPVQKVYNGLQGY; encoded by the exons ATGGCGTCCAGACGAATGAAAGTGTCCGGCGTGTGCTGCCTACTCTTGTACTTGGTGGCGGCGGTGTGCGCGGG GAGAGACTTTTACAAGATTCTGGGCGTCAGCAAGTCCGCTTCTGTCAAAGACATCAAAAAAGCTTACAGAAAACTGgccctgcagctccaccccgACAGAAACCAGGACGACCCGAGCGCCCAGGACAAGTTTGCAGACCTGGGGGCTGCGTATGAG GTGCTGTCAGATGAAGAGAAGCGGAAGCAGTATGATGCTTACGGTGAGGAGGGTCTGAAGGAGGGTCATCACAGCTCTCATGGAGACATCTTCTCCAG CTTTTTCGGGGATTTTGGGTTCATGTTTGGAGGTCAACGTCCACAGCAAGACCGGAATATTCCAAGGGGCAATGACATTGTTTTGGACCTTGAAGTGACCCTTGAAGAAGTTTATTCTGGAAATTTTGTTGAG GTGATAAGAAACAAGCCAGTAGCCAAAGAGGCTCCGGGGAAAAGGAAATGCAACTGCAGGCAGGAAATGAGAACAACACAGCTGGGCCCTGGGCGCTTCCAGATGACCCAGGAAGTGGTCTGTGATGAGTGCGCCAATATTCG ATTAGTGAATGAAGAGCGCACGCTGGAGGTGGAGATTGAGCAAGGAGTGAGGGATGACATGGAGTATCCATTCATCGGAGAAG GTGAACCTCACGTTGACGGAGAACCTGGAGATTTGCGTTTCCGCATTAAAGTTCTGAA ACACCCAGTGTTTGAACGGCGAGGGGATGACCTGTACACCAACGTCACCATTTCACTTGTGGAGGCACTGGTTGGATTTGAGATGGACGTTGTGCATCTGGATGGACACAag GTTCACATTGCAAGGGACAAGATCACTAAGCCAGGGGCTCGTCTGTGGAAAAAGGGCGAGGGGCTGCCCAACTTTGACAATGTGAACATCCGTGGCTCACTTATTGTTACCTTTGACGTTGACTTCCCACGGGAAACGCTGGACGAACGTCAGAAAGAAG GAATCAGGAACCTGCTAAACCAGATGCCAGTACAGAAAGTTTATAATGGACTGCAGGGCTACTGA
- the tbccd1 gene encoding TBCC domain-containing protein 1 isoform X1: protein MEQSGVSVWPRLEPFLLGTLQVTPSTKLSAHYLRKMAAYVRTRDGCYPRLGWPMWRHIACGKLLLPEELAWLYFETFELLVARSPEERLERAEALSQCSSPKELDRQRSKLSVNTVQFLLFLYLQQFNHISLRTSLIGEEWPSQRSRWLSDRETKTSSQNKNWDDQAHLTFVQTHLSELLVLLLEPEQLTSLGQKLCETQLSQDSLQGLSLLLEGATGHGRPVQPLHRLLSHSPLQAQAGFSKLSRGYVLHRLKAWLRQTLRVNPFGVLACLRSGKKMYWTQQVEGAVKRAKIVQNVDMVPPGNKIVLWSQVYRQTLAKDSETLSGANVKLQSCNEAFIYLLSPLKSVTVDKCRNCTVVLGAVESLVHVQSCENVRLVCVAGRLTVGASTRCTFHILTPMRPLLLPSNSSLTLGPFHAHYPLLEDHMASVGLAVVPNLWDQPLLLGTEGSTPDAGCYRILPPAELWPLAVPFQMEGDTCEVPGGLPPSYQKVVETRKCRVQEWYRSVNEAHLSRAQKQQIQVLVEQKFYEWLSETGHRLELDTLTPTSPSDVSSISDRSWDATLTKAQPNSQSRGATAAF from the exons ATGGAGCAGAGCGGTGTGTCGGTGTGGCCCCGGCTGGAGCCCTTCCTGCTGGGGACTCTGCAGGTGACCCCCTCGACCAAGCTGAGCGCACACTACCTTCGCAAGATGGCGGCGTACGTGCGCACGCGGGACGGCTGCTACCCGCGCCTGGGCTGGCCCATGTGGCGGCACATCGCCTGCGGGAAGCTgctcctgccggaggagctggccTGGCTCTACTTTGAGACGTTCGAGCTGCTGGTGGCCCGCAGCccagaggagaggctggagCGCGCCGAGGCGCTGTCCCAGTGCTCCTCTCCAAAGGAGCTGGACCGACAGCGCAGCAAG CTGTCTGTCAACACAGTGCAGTTCCTCCTCTTCTTGTACCTGCAGCAGTTCAACCACATCTCTCTCCGCACCTCTCTGATTGGTGAGGAGTGGCCAAGCCAGCGCTCTCGGTGGCTTTCTGACCGAGAGACCAAGACCAGCTCCCAGAACAAG AACTGGGATGACCAGGCCCACCTCACCTTCGTCCAGACTCacctgtctgagctgctggttCTGCTCCTGGAGCCTGAGCAGTTGACCAGCTTGGGCCAGAAGCTCTGTGAGACCCAGCTATCCCAGGATTCACTGCAGGGACTCAGCCTGCTGTTGGAGGGCGCCACAGGCCACGGCCGCCCAGTACAGCCCCTCCATCGTCTGCTGTCCCACTCCCCTCTGCAGGCACAGGCTGGCTTCTCCAAACTGAGCCGCGGCTACGTCCTGCACCGCCTCAAAGCTTGGCTGCGTCAGACGCTCCGAGTGAACCCCTTTGGCGTCTTGGCCTGCCTGCGCTCCGGGAAGAAGATGTACTGGACCCAGCAAG TGGAAGGTGCTGTGAAAAGGGCTAAAATCGTCCAGAACGTGGACATGGTGCCTCCCGGCAACAAGATTGTACTCTGGTCTCAGGTCTACAGACAGACCCTGGCGAAGGACTCTGAGACGTTGTCTGGGGCCAATGTGAAGCTGCAGAGCTGCAACGAGGCCTTCATCTACCTCCTGTCTCCTCTCAA GTCCGTGACCGTGGACAAGTGTCGAAACTGCACTGTGGTTCTGGGCGCAGTGGAAAGCCTTGTGCACGTCCAGAGCTGCGAGAACGTACGTCTGGTGTGCGTGGCAGGACGACTGACTGTAGGGGCGTCCACCCGCTGCACCTTCCACATCCTCACGCCAATGCGACCACTGCTTCTACCCAGCAACAGCTCCCTCACGCTTGGGCCCTTTCATGCACACTATCCTTTACTGGAGGACCACATGGCCAGCGTTGGCCTGGCCGTAGTACCAAACTTGTGGGACCAGCCACTGCTGCTGGGGACGGAGGGCAGCACCCCTGATGCCGGCTGCTACCGTATTCTGCCTCCTGCAGAGCTCTGGCCCCTGGCGGTGCCGTTCCAGATGGAGGGGGACACCTGCGAGGTGCCTGGTGGGCTTCCCCCGTCTTACCAGAAGGTCGTGGAGACACGGAAGTGCCGGGTGCAGGAGTGGTACAGGAGTGTGAATGAGGCTCATCTGAGCAG GGCGCAGAAGCAGCAAATCCAGGTCCTGGTGGAACAGAAGTTTTACGAGTGGCTGTCAGAGACAGGTCATCGTCTGGAGCTGGACACCCTCACGCCCACAAGCCCCTCTGATGTCAGCTCCATCTCTGACCGGTCCTGGGACGCCACTCTCACCAAGGCACAGCCCAACAGTCAGAGCAGGGGGGCAACAGCAGCTTTTTAG
- the dnajb11 gene encoding dnaJ homolog subfamily B member 11 isoform X1: MKPEENFPVAARERARGTHRPGLQRARAPATGTPSVMRDFYKILGVSKSASVKDIKKAYRKLALQLHPDRNQDDPSAQDKFADLGAAYEVLSDEEKRKQYDAYGEEGLKEGHHSSHGDIFSSFFGDFGFMFGGQRPQQDRNIPRGNDIVLDLEVTLEEVYSGNFVEVIRNKPVAKEAPGKRKCNCRQEMRTTQLGPGRFQMTQEVVCDECANIRLVNEERTLEVEIEQGVRDDMEYPFIGEGEPHVDGEPGDLRFRIKVLKHPVFERRGDDLYTNVTISLVEALVGFEMDVVHLDGHKVHIARDKITKPGARLWKKGEGLPNFDNVNIRGSLIVTFDVDFPRETLDERQKEGIRNLLNQMPVQKVYNGLQGY, translated from the exons ATGAAACCAGAAGAAAACTTTCCTGTCGCGGCTCGTGAGCGCGCGCGCGGGACCCATCGCCCTGGACTACAGCGTGCGCGCGCACCTGCGACAGGGACGCCGAGCGTGAT GAGAGACTTTTACAAGATTCTGGGCGTCAGCAAGTCCGCTTCTGTCAAAGACATCAAAAAAGCTTACAGAAAACTGgccctgcagctccaccccgACAGAAACCAGGACGACCCGAGCGCCCAGGACAAGTTTGCAGACCTGGGGGCTGCGTATGAG GTGCTGTCAGATGAAGAGAAGCGGAAGCAGTATGATGCTTACGGTGAGGAGGGTCTGAAGGAGGGTCATCACAGCTCTCATGGAGACATCTTCTCCAG CTTTTTCGGGGATTTTGGGTTCATGTTTGGAGGTCAACGTCCACAGCAAGACCGGAATATTCCAAGGGGCAATGACATTGTTTTGGACCTTGAAGTGACCCTTGAAGAAGTTTATTCTGGAAATTTTGTTGAG GTGATAAGAAACAAGCCAGTAGCCAAAGAGGCTCCGGGGAAAAGGAAATGCAACTGCAGGCAGGAAATGAGAACAACACAGCTGGGCCCTGGGCGCTTCCAGATGACCCAGGAAGTGGTCTGTGATGAGTGCGCCAATATTCG ATTAGTGAATGAAGAGCGCACGCTGGAGGTGGAGATTGAGCAAGGAGTGAGGGATGACATGGAGTATCCATTCATCGGAGAAG GTGAACCTCACGTTGACGGAGAACCTGGAGATTTGCGTTTCCGCATTAAAGTTCTGAA ACACCCAGTGTTTGAACGGCGAGGGGATGACCTGTACACCAACGTCACCATTTCACTTGTGGAGGCACTGGTTGGATTTGAGATGGACGTTGTGCATCTGGATGGACACAag GTTCACATTGCAAGGGACAAGATCACTAAGCCAGGGGCTCGTCTGTGGAAAAAGGGCGAGGGGCTGCCCAACTTTGACAATGTGAACATCCGTGGCTCACTTATTGTTACCTTTGACGTTGACTTCCCACGGGAAACGCTGGACGAACGTCAGAAAGAAG GAATCAGGAACCTGCTAAACCAGATGCCAGTACAGAAAGTTTATAATGGACTGCAGGGCTACTGA
- the tbccd1 gene encoding TBCC domain-containing protein 1 isoform X2, with product MEQSGVSVWPRLEPFLLGTLQVTPSTKLSAHYLRKMAAYVRTRDGCYPRLGWPMWRHIACGKLLLPEELAWLYFETFELLVARSPEERLERAEALSQCSSPKELDRQRSKFNHISLRTSLIGEEWPSQRSRWLSDRETKTSSQNKNWDDQAHLTFVQTHLSELLVLLLEPEQLTSLGQKLCETQLSQDSLQGLSLLLEGATGHGRPVQPLHRLLSHSPLQAQAGFSKLSRGYVLHRLKAWLRQTLRVNPFGVLACLRSGKKMYWTQQVEGAVKRAKIVQNVDMVPPGNKIVLWSQVYRQTLAKDSETLSGANVKLQSCNEAFIYLLSPLKSVTVDKCRNCTVVLGAVESLVHVQSCENVRLVCVAGRLTVGASTRCTFHILTPMRPLLLPSNSSLTLGPFHAHYPLLEDHMASVGLAVVPNLWDQPLLLGTEGSTPDAGCYRILPPAELWPLAVPFQMEGDTCEVPGGLPPSYQKVVETRKCRVQEWYRSVNEAHLSRAQKQQIQVLVEQKFYEWLSETGHRLELDTLTPTSPSDVSSISDRSWDATLTKAQPNSQSRGATAAF from the exons ATGGAGCAGAGCGGTGTGTCGGTGTGGCCCCGGCTGGAGCCCTTCCTGCTGGGGACTCTGCAGGTGACCCCCTCGACCAAGCTGAGCGCACACTACCTTCGCAAGATGGCGGCGTACGTGCGCACGCGGGACGGCTGCTACCCGCGCCTGGGCTGGCCCATGTGGCGGCACATCGCCTGCGGGAAGCTgctcctgccggaggagctggccTGGCTCTACTTTGAGACGTTCGAGCTGCTGGTGGCCCGCAGCccagaggagaggctggagCGCGCCGAGGCGCTGTCCCAGTGCTCCTCTCCAAAGGAGCTGGACCGACAGCGCAGCAAG TTCAACCACATCTCTCTCCGCACCTCTCTGATTGGTGAGGAGTGGCCAAGCCAGCGCTCTCGGTGGCTTTCTGACCGAGAGACCAAGACCAGCTCCCAGAACAAG AACTGGGATGACCAGGCCCACCTCACCTTCGTCCAGACTCacctgtctgagctgctggttCTGCTCCTGGAGCCTGAGCAGTTGACCAGCTTGGGCCAGAAGCTCTGTGAGACCCAGCTATCCCAGGATTCACTGCAGGGACTCAGCCTGCTGTTGGAGGGCGCCACAGGCCACGGCCGCCCAGTACAGCCCCTCCATCGTCTGCTGTCCCACTCCCCTCTGCAGGCACAGGCTGGCTTCTCCAAACTGAGCCGCGGCTACGTCCTGCACCGCCTCAAAGCTTGGCTGCGTCAGACGCTCCGAGTGAACCCCTTTGGCGTCTTGGCCTGCCTGCGCTCCGGGAAGAAGATGTACTGGACCCAGCAAG TGGAAGGTGCTGTGAAAAGGGCTAAAATCGTCCAGAACGTGGACATGGTGCCTCCCGGCAACAAGATTGTACTCTGGTCTCAGGTCTACAGACAGACCCTGGCGAAGGACTCTGAGACGTTGTCTGGGGCCAATGTGAAGCTGCAGAGCTGCAACGAGGCCTTCATCTACCTCCTGTCTCCTCTCAA GTCCGTGACCGTGGACAAGTGTCGAAACTGCACTGTGGTTCTGGGCGCAGTGGAAAGCCTTGTGCACGTCCAGAGCTGCGAGAACGTACGTCTGGTGTGCGTGGCAGGACGACTGACTGTAGGGGCGTCCACCCGCTGCACCTTCCACATCCTCACGCCAATGCGACCACTGCTTCTACCCAGCAACAGCTCCCTCACGCTTGGGCCCTTTCATGCACACTATCCTTTACTGGAGGACCACATGGCCAGCGTTGGCCTGGCCGTAGTACCAAACTTGTGGGACCAGCCACTGCTGCTGGGGACGGAGGGCAGCACCCCTGATGCCGGCTGCTACCGTATTCTGCCTCCTGCAGAGCTCTGGCCCCTGGCGGTGCCGTTCCAGATGGAGGGGGACACCTGCGAGGTGCCTGGTGGGCTTCCCCCGTCTTACCAGAAGGTCGTGGAGACACGGAAGTGCCGGGTGCAGGAGTGGTACAGGAGTGTGAATGAGGCTCATCTGAGCAG GGCGCAGAAGCAGCAAATCCAGGTCCTGGTGGAACAGAAGTTTTACGAGTGGCTGTCAGAGACAGGTCATCGTCTGGAGCTGGACACCCTCACGCCCACAAGCCCCTCTGATGTCAGCTCCATCTCTGACCGGTCCTGGGACGCCACTCTCACCAAGGCACAGCCCAACAGTCAGAGCAGGGGGGCAACAGCAGCTTTTTAG
- the dnajb11 gene encoding dnaJ homolog subfamily B member 11 isoform X3: MSRERDFYKILGVSKSASVKDIKKAYRKLALQLHPDRNQDDPSAQDKFADLGAAYEVLSDEEKRKQYDAYGEEGLKEGHHSSHGDIFSSFFGDFGFMFGGQRPQQDRNIPRGNDIVLDLEVTLEEVYSGNFVEVIRNKPVAKEAPGKRKCNCRQEMRTTQLGPGRFQMTQEVVCDECANIRLVNEERTLEVEIEQGVRDDMEYPFIGEGEPHVDGEPGDLRFRIKVLKHPVFERRGDDLYTNVTISLVEALVGFEMDVVHLDGHKVHIARDKITKPGARLWKKGEGLPNFDNVNIRGSLIVTFDVDFPRETLDERQKEGIRNLLNQMPVQKVYNGLQGY, from the exons ATGAGCCGAGA GAGAGACTTTTACAAGATTCTGGGCGTCAGCAAGTCCGCTTCTGTCAAAGACATCAAAAAAGCTTACAGAAAACTGgccctgcagctccaccccgACAGAAACCAGGACGACCCGAGCGCCCAGGACAAGTTTGCAGACCTGGGGGCTGCGTATGAG GTGCTGTCAGATGAAGAGAAGCGGAAGCAGTATGATGCTTACGGTGAGGAGGGTCTGAAGGAGGGTCATCACAGCTCTCATGGAGACATCTTCTCCAG CTTTTTCGGGGATTTTGGGTTCATGTTTGGAGGTCAACGTCCACAGCAAGACCGGAATATTCCAAGGGGCAATGACATTGTTTTGGACCTTGAAGTGACCCTTGAAGAAGTTTATTCTGGAAATTTTGTTGAG GTGATAAGAAACAAGCCAGTAGCCAAAGAGGCTCCGGGGAAAAGGAAATGCAACTGCAGGCAGGAAATGAGAACAACACAGCTGGGCCCTGGGCGCTTCCAGATGACCCAGGAAGTGGTCTGTGATGAGTGCGCCAATATTCG ATTAGTGAATGAAGAGCGCACGCTGGAGGTGGAGATTGAGCAAGGAGTGAGGGATGACATGGAGTATCCATTCATCGGAGAAG GTGAACCTCACGTTGACGGAGAACCTGGAGATTTGCGTTTCCGCATTAAAGTTCTGAA ACACCCAGTGTTTGAACGGCGAGGGGATGACCTGTACACCAACGTCACCATTTCACTTGTGGAGGCACTGGTTGGATTTGAGATGGACGTTGTGCATCTGGATGGACACAag GTTCACATTGCAAGGGACAAGATCACTAAGCCAGGGGCTCGTCTGTGGAAAAAGGGCGAGGGGCTGCCCAACTTTGACAATGTGAACATCCGTGGCTCACTTATTGTTACCTTTGACGTTGACTTCCCACGGGAAACGCTGGACGAACGTCAGAAAGAAG GAATCAGGAACCTGCTAAACCAGATGCCAGTACAGAAAGTTTATAATGGACTGCAGGGCTACTGA